One Euphorbia lathyris chromosome 1, ddEupLath1.1, whole genome shotgun sequence DNA segment encodes these proteins:
- the LOC136216976 gene encoding two-component response regulator ORR24-like produces MANNKGKAVVITADETSSVDEEGFAPKNGRKRVIDEEEAAVVAPKKPKVVWTDLLHFRFLQAVIYLGLEKAVPKKILQLMNVSGLTRENVGSHLQKYRKSLQKAAKKASCLSHEASQRTFMSSFATGYNSLLINQNYPLFPRKSLGTFRQERRENLSIGKSSSSYPCREASTSNYAPPFPHGQSSLSSDYTNFQGPVFGDTNLFHQPNQSRYGIKMQPNNAMNGFPPPPKSMYQQQNDQVGSSFGNPSPYFHSGNYANSANANNMGTGSNVGYGSMSWTNNTGIENANAAITSNFVPNQGGFSSHPALGSLFGLGGSSWSSGIFGTTDQLPVLPFSVGNQECVSMLSPNTNVSVQNDFGFNLINDVASTSDLERLVFGSTNSTAPFQEGALNIESPCQPQLNSTEFLNFDFSNSCTISNKSPWNGRCSQQGAENANFVSDGNSTDGYFSSFNQPQPNPNEAPMHQEIGTFDENQDLLNIVLGKNTLT; encoded by the exons ATGGCAAATAACAAAG GTAAAGCAGTGGTTATCACTGCAGATGAGACATCTTCTGTGGATGAAGAGGGTTTTGCACCCAAGAATGGAAGAAAAAGAGTAATAGATGAAGAAGAGGCTGCTGTTGTTGCACCCAAGAAGCCGAAGGTGGTTTGGACTGATTTACTTCATTTTCGCTTCTTGCAAGCTGTAATCTATCTCGGGTTAGAAA AGGCTGTTCCTAAAAAGATTCTCCAGTTAATGAATGTTTCAGGCTTGACTCGAGAAAATGTTGGTAGCCACTTACAG aaataCAGAAAGTCTCTTCAGAAGGCAGCAAAAAAGGCTTCATGTTTATCACATGAAGCGTCACAAAGGACATTCATGTCATCATTTGCAACGGGCTATAATTCCTTGTTAATAAACCAAAATTACCCTCTATTCCCTCGAAAATCATTGGGCACATTCCGACAAGAACGTAGAGAAAATTTATCGATTGGGAAAAGCTCCTCTAGTTATCCTTGTCGTGAAGCTTCTACTAGCAATTATGCACCACCGTTCCCACATGGACAATCCAGTTTATCAAGTGATTACACCAATTTTCAGGGACCCGTATTTGGCGACACAAACCTTTTTCACCAACCAAACCAGTCCAG ATACGGGATTAAAATGCAACCGAACAATGCTATGAATGGCTTCCCACCTCCTCCAAAGTCAATGTATCAGCAGCAGAATGACCAGGTTGGATCAAGCTTTGGCAATCCATCTCCATATTTCCATTCTGGAAATTATGCTAATTCAGCAAATGCAAACAATATGGGAACTGGTTCTAATGTTGGTTATGGTTCGATGAGTTGGACTAACAACACTGGAATTGAAAATGCAAACGCTGCCATTACTAGTAACTTTGTGCCTAATCAAGGAGGCTTTTCTTCCCATCCTGCACTTGGTAGCTTGTTCGGACTAGGAGGATCTTCTTGGTCGTCTGGTATATTTGGTACTACTGACCAACTTCCGGTGTTGCCATTCAGCGTTGGGAATCAAGAGTGCGTTTCAATGTTGAGCCCGAATACTAACGTTAGTGTACAAAATGACTTTGGTTTTAACCTTATAAATGATGTTGCTAGTACTTCTGATCTTGAACGTCTAGTCTTTGGCTCCACCAACTCTACAGCTCCTTTTCAG GAAGGTGCATTGAACATCGAGAGCCCGTGTCAACCGCAATTAAACTCTACAgaatttctaaattttgatttttctaacTCGTGCACTATTTCAAACAAATCTCCTTGGAATGGCCGGTGCTCTCAACAG GGTGCAGAAAATGCCAATTTTGTCAGTGATGGAAATTCTACAGATGGGTATTTCTCAAGTTTTAATCAG ccACAACCCAATCCGAATGAAGCACCTATGCATCAAGAAATAGGAACATTTGATGAGAATCAGGATCTCTTGAACATCGTACTTGGAAAAAATACCCTTACTTAG
- the LOC136222203 gene encoding uncharacterized protein isoform X1, which produces MVPNHFPSTRDLLQFNGYSNQRFPASIPNCFNSLQFCVCFNWAWTSLNMLSTCIIYRDLKLENISTSKVPEDILVKGVVGCRQVKIFFFTNSVFAEFGLADQNKKLGDIAASHLLNLWSGKASSGGASWELS; this is translated from the exons ATGGTACCAAACCATTTTCCATCCACGCGCGACTTGCTTCAGTTCAATGGCTACTCTAATCAACGTTTTCCTGCGTCCATACCTAATTGTTTCAATTCTCTCCAAT TTTGTGTTTGTTTCAACTGGGCTTGGACCTCCTTAAACATGTTAAGCACTT GTATAATTTATAGAGACTTGAAGCTAGAAAATATTTCAACATCTAAG GTACCTGAAGATATTCTGGTTAAGGGAGTGGTTGGATGTAGGCAGGTGAAGATATTCTTTTTTACTAACTCTGTGTTTGCAGAATTTGGATTAGCagatcaaaataaaaagttgggTGATATTGCTGCTTCTCACTTGCTTAACTTATGGAGTGGTAAGGCTAGCAGTGGAGGCGCCTCTTGGGAACTCTCCTAA
- the LOC136222203 gene encoding uncharacterized protein isoform X3, with protein MKGDRKSIIYRDLKLENISTSKVPEDILVKGVVGCRQVKIFFFTNSVFAEFGLADQNKKLGDIAASHLLNLWSGKASSGGASWELS; from the exons ATGAAGGGTGACAGAAAGA GTATAATTTATAGAGACTTGAAGCTAGAAAATATTTCAACATCTAAG GTACCTGAAGATATTCTGGTTAAGGGAGTGGTTGGATGTAGGCAGGTGAAGATATTCTTTTTTACTAACTCTGTGTTTGCAGAATTTGGATTAGCagatcaaaataaaaagttgggTGATATTGCTGCTTCTCACTTGCTTAACTTATGGAGTGGTAAGGCTAGCAGTGGAGGCGCCTCTTGGGAACTCTCCTAA
- the LOC136222203 gene encoding uncharacterized protein isoform X2 codes for MRMELFHLAGFLGIIYRDLKLENISTSKVPEDILVKGVVGCRQVKIFFFTNSVFAEFGLADQNKKLGDIAASHLLNLWSGKASSGGASWELS; via the exons ATGAGGATGGAACTGTTTCACTTAGCAGGATTTCTAG GTATAATTTATAGAGACTTGAAGCTAGAAAATATTTCAACATCTAAG GTACCTGAAGATATTCTGGTTAAGGGAGTGGTTGGATGTAGGCAGGTGAAGATATTCTTTTTTACTAACTCTGTGTTTGCAGAATTTGGATTAGCagatcaaaataaaaagttgggTGATATTGCTGCTTCTCACTTGCTTAACTTATGGAGTGGTAAGGCTAGCAGTGGAGGCGCCTCTTGGGAACTCTCCTAA